Proteins from a genomic interval of Sphingobacterium sp. SYP-B4668:
- the kdsA gene encoding 3-deoxy-8-phosphooctulonate synthase, giving the protein MIQSYLPNIKNGQSENFFLMAGPCAIEGEEIALRIAEKIVTITDKLNIPYIFKGSYRKANRSRVDSFTGIGDEKALKILEKVGQTFGVPTVTDIHESHEAAMAAAYVDVLQIPAFLCRQTELLVAAAETGKVVNIKKGQFLSADSMKFAVDKVKDSGNDKVFLTDRGNTFGYQDLIVDFRGIPEMKSFDVPTVMDCTHSLQQPNQTSGVTGGKPQLIETIAKAAIAVGADGLFIETHPDPAHAKSDGANMLHLDLLEGLLTKLVRIRQAIL; this is encoded by the coding sequence ATGATACAGTCATATTTACCGAATATCAAAAATGGACAGTCCGAGAATTTTTTCTTAATGGCGGGTCCTTGTGCAATCGAAGGTGAAGAAATCGCGCTTCGTATTGCTGAAAAAATAGTTACCATAACAGATAAATTGAATATCCCTTATATTTTTAAAGGCTCTTACCGTAAAGCAAACCGCTCACGAGTAGATTCATTTACAGGTATAGGTGATGAAAAAGCGCTTAAGATTCTTGAAAAAGTGGGACAGACGTTTGGTGTACCCACCGTTACAGATATCCATGAAAGTCATGAAGCTGCAATGGCTGCAGCTTATGTTGATGTGTTGCAGATTCCAGCTTTTCTTTGTCGTCAGACTGAGTTACTGGTTGCAGCAGCGGAGACAGGAAAAGTCGTTAACATTAAGAAAGGACAATTTCTTTCGGCAGATTCTATGAAATTTGCAGTAGATAAAGTAAAAGACTCAGGTAATGATAAGGTATTCTTGACCGATCGTGGTAATACATTTGGGTATCAAGATTTGATTGTTGATTTTAGAGGGATTCCTGAGATGAAATCTTTTGATGTACCTACGGTGATGGATTGTACACATTCACTCCAACAACCCAATCAGACATCTGGTGTCACCGGTGGCAAGCCTCAATTAATCGAGACCATTGCCAAAGCTGCAATCGCGGTAGGTGCCGATGGTCTATTTATCGAAACACACCCGGATCCTGCCCATGCTAAGTCTGATGGAGCCAACATGTTGCACTTAGATTTATTGGAGGGGTTATTGACCAAACTGGTCCGTATTAGGCAGGCGATCTTATAG